A portion of the Sulfurospirillum diekertiae genome contains these proteins:
- a CDS encoding amino acid ABC transporter substrate-binding protein has product MLRSKLAKISLATITVLGFGATTLSADTLGEVQKQGFVKCGVDGGLPGFSEVGSDGIYKGIDVDVCRAVAAAVFGDAKKVKYIALNAKERLTALQSGEIDMLSRNTTWTETRDTSLGLNFAGVNYYDGQGFMVTKKLGVKSAKELDGASICLQTGTTTELNVADYFRSHKLKYKIVSYDTNDQVVKAYESGRCDVLTSDQSQLYGLRIKLLKPEDSIVLPEVISKEPLGPVVRKGDGKWFDIVRWSFYAMVTAEESGVTSKNVDAMLKSDNPDIKRLLGVEGQMGENLGLKKDFAYNIVKQVGNYGESFESTVGEGSPLKIKRGYNALWNQGGLQYAPPFR; this is encoded by the coding sequence ATGTTACGATCTAAACTCGCTAAAATCTCTTTAGCAACAATTACTGTGTTGGGCTTTGGCGCAACAACACTTAGTGCGGATACTCTCGGCGAAGTACAAAAACAAGGTTTTGTTAAGTGTGGTGTTGATGGTGGATTACCAGGCTTTTCTGAAGTAGGAAGTGATGGTATCTATAAAGGTATTGATGTTGACGTTTGTCGTGCTGTTGCAGCTGCCGTTTTTGGCGATGCTAAAAAAGTTAAATACATTGCTCTTAATGCTAAAGAGCGTTTGACAGCTCTTCAATCAGGCGAGATCGATATGCTTTCACGTAACACAACATGGACAGAAACCAGAGATACTTCTTTGGGTTTAAACTTTGCCGGTGTTAACTACTATGATGGTCAAGGCTTTATGGTCACTAAAAAATTGGGTGTCAAAAGTGCTAAAGAGCTTGATGGCGCTTCTATCTGCCTTCAAACAGGAACCACAACAGAACTTAACGTTGCTGACTACTTTAGAAGTCATAAACTAAAATATAAAATCGTATCTTATGACACTAATGATCAAGTTGTTAAAGCGTATGAAAGTGGTAGATGTGACGTTTTAACTTCTGATCAATCACAACTTTACGGCTTGAGAATCAAACTTTTAAAACCTGAAGATTCTATCGTACTTCCTGAAGTTATCTCTAAAGAGCCTTTAGGACCTGTTGTTCGTAAAGGTGATGGTAAATGGTTTGATATCGTGAGATGGTCATTTTATGCGATGGTTACTGCAGAAGAATCTGGCGTAACGAGCAAAAATGTTGATGCAATGCTTAAATCTGACAATCCAGACATCAAACGTCTTTTAGGTGTTGAAGGTCAAATGGGTGAGAATTTAGGTCTTAAAAAAGATTTTGCTTATAACATCGTCAAGCAAGTCGGTAACTACGGTGAGTCATTTGAAAGTACTGTAGGCGAAGGCTCTCCACTGAAAATTAAAAGAGGTTATAACGCTCTTTGGAATCAAGGCGGCTTACAATACGCTCCTCCTTTTAGATAG
- a CDS encoding amino acid ABC transporter permease — MLVLLRNQKIRGILFQLLTVIGLVAFLWYIGTNTVANIEQRGIQTGFGFLNGTAGFGIDQSPIAYSEESTHGRVFVVGLLNTLIIAFVGILCATIVGLIIGILRLSRNWLIAKLAKSYVDFFRNIPLLLQILFWYNVVLRSMPNPKQSFNFFDTIFINNRGLYFPQPEYNTTFFVMLASLFLALCASFALNAWANKRKVLTGQDFMVYPFAIGMFIVFPILAYFIGGTHLNFNFPELVGFNFKGGKTLSPEFLALTFALTIYTATFIAEAVRSGIEAVGHGQKEAAASMGFSPYQSLKLVILPQAIRIAIPPIINQYLNLIKNSSLATAVGYPEIVTVFAGTSLNQVGQAIEIISMTMLVYLIISLIVSAILNWFNHKMKIQER; from the coding sequence ATGCTAGTACTTTTGAGAAATCAAAAGATTCGAGGAATTCTTTTCCAATTATTAACCGTTATTGGCTTGGTTGCTTTTTTGTGGTATATTGGCACCAACACTGTCGCCAATATAGAACAAAGAGGCATTCAAACAGGCTTTGGCTTTTTGAATGGCACAGCTGGATTTGGTATCGATCAATCTCCTATTGCGTACTCAGAAGAGAGTACCCATGGACGCGTTTTTGTTGTAGGGCTTTTAAATACACTTATCATCGCTTTTGTTGGTATCCTTTGTGCAACCATTGTAGGACTCATTATAGGCATATTGAGACTATCGCGCAACTGGTTGATTGCAAAACTTGCAAAATCGTATGTCGATTTTTTTAGAAATATACCTCTTCTTCTTCAAATACTCTTTTGGTATAACGTTGTTCTTCGTTCCATGCCAAATCCTAAACAGAGTTTCAACTTTTTTGATACAATTTTTATTAATAACAGAGGTCTCTATTTCCCCCAACCTGAGTACAATACTACCTTTTTTGTTATGCTTGCAAGTCTTTTTCTGGCACTTTGTGCCTCTTTTGCACTTAACGCATGGGCAAATAAACGTAAAGTTCTAACAGGGCAAGATTTTATGGTCTACCCTTTTGCAATAGGAATGTTTATTGTTTTCCCTATCCTTGCATATTTTATTGGTGGAACTCATCTTAATTTTAATTTTCCAGAACTCGTAGGCTTTAACTTCAAAGGTGGCAAAACACTCTCACCTGAGTTTTTGGCACTCACATTTGCATTAACGATCTATACGGCAACATTTATTGCTGAGGCAGTTCGTTCAGGTATTGAGGCCGTAGGACATGGTCAAAAAGAAGCAGCAGCTTCGATGGGTTTTAGTCCGTACCAATCTTTAAAATTGGTTATTCTTCCCCAAGCAATCCGTATTGCAATTCCTCCAATTATCAATCAGTATCTTAACCTTATTAAGAACTCCTCTTTGGCAACAGCCGTTGGTTATCCTGAAATTGTGACTGTTTTTGCAGGCACATCTCTGAATCAGGTGGGGCAAGCGATTGAGATCATTTCGATGACCATGCTCGTTTATCTCATCATCAGTTTAATTGTCTCAGCAATACTCAACTGGTTTAACCACAAAATGAAGATTCAGGAGCGTTAA